The following DNA comes from Eleginops maclovinus isolate JMC-PN-2008 ecotype Puerto Natales chromosome 8, JC_Emac_rtc_rv5, whole genome shotgun sequence.
AAAAAGTGTGCGCCAATTGCGCTCAGCAGTCCCATTTTGGTGAGGAGAGTAAGGTGCTGATGTCTGATGTCtgattgcatttttaatgagtAAGGTCTGGTATGCTTTCCCTGTGAATTCAGTACCATTATCAGATCTGAAGCATTTCACTTTGCCATATAGGGCTGTATCAGCTAGAAACTTCTCTGTAGCTTGTActgtgtcacttttatttttcaagaaatacacaaacactgtaCTGGAAACATCATCAGTAAATGAAAGTGCATATCTGTACCCTTCTCTCGACTCTGGGTGGATTGGTCCTGCCAAGTCTGTGTGTACTAGCTCTAGAGGGGCTTTAGCCCTCACATCAGGGTCTCTGTTTCTAGTTTGGTAAAACTTGCCCTGAGTGCACACTTCACAATGTAAAGGTTTGTTCGTTGAACCCTTAATTTTCATACCGTCCACAACATCTTGTAACTTCTCAATGTCATTGTAGTTACAGTGTCCCAGTATCTCATGCCATGTCTGCATATCATGACATCCCTTGCATTGATCATCACATTCATTATCATCATTGTTTACCGTGTGCAAATAATATAGTCTATCGTGTACGTGAATGTGGAATTTGGTACCGTCTTTGTGGATCAGAACGTCCTTCCCCTTCTTGAAGATCACCGTCGCTCCGCTGGCAGTAGCTGCTTTCACGGATAGAATGTCTTGTGTGTAGGATGGGATATACAGCGCCTGCCTCAGCGTTGCGTTCAGGCGTCTTCCTTTGCTGTCGATCAGACAGACTtctggtttcaaggttttatttgtcatatgcacagcagatacagcgtatatgttggcaatgaaaatcttatgtcgcgtgctcctccaacaactcaacatacatggtgcaaaagataaataaagtagtgcaaaaagagagaagaatatttacaatattaacaataaagatttgaggatgtgaaatatatacatatgtggaatacattgaaagtatttaaatactttactctgtggaatgaggaggtatggacagatgcatatattatgtatagcagatgtatatggcagatatgtacaatatatagatatgtgtactatagacagatatgtatggcagatgtgtataatatatatgtatgtgtgtactataaacagatgtgagtagacattcacacagctcaggagttcagtagtcttatagcctgtggtataaaactgtctctgagtctggtggtcttggtccggatgctgcggtaccgtctgccagacggcagcagacagaacagattgttgctggggtgatgggggtcctttaatatcctaccggccttcttcctacaccgctgggtgtagaggtcctccatggatggcagctccgtcctggtgatgtgctgagcagttttcaccaccctctgtagagtcttacggttgagggcggtgcaactgccataccaggcggtgatgcagccagtcaggatactctcgatggtgcacctgtagaagttgcagagtatcctggagtccatgttgaacttccgcagcctgcggaggaagaagagccgctgtcgagccgtcttggatatgaccctggtgtgatgtgtccatgtcaggtcctcactgatgtttaccccgaggaacctgaagctgctgactctctccacaggagtcccgtcgatggtgatgggtgtgtgtgcctctctctgcctcttcctgtagtccacaatcagctcctttgttttgctgacgttgagatggaggttgttgtcctggcaccaagatgtcagggctctgacctcctctctgtacgccgtctcgtcgccgtctgtgatcaggccgatgacggtcgtgtcgtcagcaaacttgatgatggtgttggagctgtgtgtggccacgcagtcgtgcgtgaacagggagtagaggagagggctgagcacacaaccctgaggggctccggtgttgagggtcaaggtggaggatgtgatgttccccatccgcactgcctgggatctgcccgtcaggaagctcatgatccagtcacagagggcgctgttgagcccaaggtccctgagcttaatgatgagcttggagggcacaatggtgttgaatgctgaactgtagtcaatgaacagcattctcacataagtgttcctctggtccaggtgggagagggcagtgtggagggtgagggagatggcatcatccgtggacctgttctGCATCGCCTCGGCGCTCTGCGACGCCCTTGCGCCGCGTCCCGTCCGCCAGCTCCACGCAATGTGTTTTGGCCTGGAACCCGTCATCAAAGCTCTTAAACTTTGCCAGGTCTGTGACGATGTGCGAAGTTGCCCCACAGTGGACCATCAGGCACCTCACGTccactcctgctgctccttcgctCACCCGGAAGATGTACTCCTTGTCCTGGTCATCTGTCTGCCCGGATACCTTTCGTGCGTCGTCTCGGTCCCGCCGCTGCCTCCGTCTGCAGTTGTCCCGGTGTGTGTTGCTCTTGCAGTGACTACACCAGAGTTTACGCTGGCAGGCTCTGGCCAGGTGTCCCTTCATGCCGCATCTGAAGCACACCGCGTCTGCTGCGGCCCTCTCGGCTCCCTGGTCACCTGTCCCGGCGGGTCTCGCTCTCTGCTGCCGCACGTTCATCACGTTGTCATCTGTCGCTGCAGTGCGCATCTTCCCAGTGTCCTCATAGCTGCGTAGCTTTGTTTTAAACTCAGCAAAAGATATTGTCTCATCTTGTTGTGTTACATGGATCGCGAATGGTTTGAAGGACTCAGGCAAACCTTTCAACACCATCGCTACCAAAAGTCCGTCACTTAATGTCTCACAGGCATTTCTTAGCGCTGTGATTGCGGTCTCTGCCCGGATCACGTACTCCGTCACACTTTCACTTTCTGACTTCTGAAGTGAAGTCAGTTTTGTATAGAGGCTTATTATGCGTGGCTTTCCTTTACCTTGATAATAGTCTCTTAAAATTCGTAGGGCTTTCCGCCCGTCATCGGCAGCCTCCCGCATCACCAGCGACAAACTTTTATCGTCCAGAAACTGAATGAGTTCTGCATAGGCTTCCTCATTCTTTCTGGTATCTTCCAGCAGCTCATCCGCGTCGTCAGCAGTGGGCTCTGTTAGAATTGTTTCTTTTAAGCCTTCCAAACGAAGGTGGCCCAAAAATTTCGCCTCCCATAACTCATAGTTCTTTTCGTCTCCATCAAACAGGAGCATGCTACTTCCATCGGCAGCTCGTCCGCTCATGGTGCTAAAACTTGTTTCATAGTTTCtctgggcccataacctgttaGCAGAGCAGCCCGTTACAGCGGCTACTCGTTGTGAAACTCAACTGTGGGGTGCACCGAACgtggaggacaaagaaaaagacgagagactctctgctgcttctcatggCACTCACTCTGCAACTCAGCGCAGCTGCGTGCAGGAAGGCCCTTTATTAGCCACGCCCACCACACAGGTGGCTTGTCAGTGTGAATCACAAATTAAGTATGCCCAtcatttatggaaacaaaataaacaataattgagAGCACCATTCAACAGTGATACTATGGTATCTGCTATCAGTTACAAAGCACAATGTTCTATAGTCAATAAGGAAAAAGTTGATTCTTGTATATGAAAGGTGAACTGgcgaaaaaaaagaaaagtgtctaGTGGAGGGGTTGGCGTGACTCCAAGGATCATATCATTTATAAGATTGCATGAAGGATATAAGTAGTGCACCTGATTTGgacaagttgttgttttgtctagGATTAGATTTGTCTAAGGCTGGCTGTAAAGTACAATTAAAATCTCCCCCTAATATCAACAAATGTGAATTAAGGTCTGGGAGTTTTTCCACGAGGCTGGAGAAAAACCGAGGGTTATCCCAGTTGGGGCCATAAAGATTGACAAGTGCTACCAAGTTACCATACAGCTTCCCTCTTACTATAATGAATCGACCCTTGTTATCTGGTGTAATATCAATTGGTGTGAAAGGAAGACCTTTCCTAATCAGTATTGCAGCCCCTCTAGATCTGTCACCATAATCTGAATGATATACTGTACCCGCCCAATCCAGTTTTTCTTCAATTTGTCATATTCGTCATTTCGAAGGTGCGTCTCTTGGAGGTACATAATGTCTGAACCTAATGATTTTAGGCGTGTGAAAACCCTATTACGCTTGATAGGATGCTGGATCCCTTTAATATTCCAACTAATGAGTCTTATTGAGCCTAGGCCCTGGGAGCTTATTGTTGCCATCTTGATATGTTATGCAGATGTATAGCTGTGTGACCGGCCGGACTAGCTCAAGTGAAATGTATGTCCCCAGTGCAGTaacagattttgagaaaaatatacaaacatgtgagtgtttctaattagacaaaaacataaaattacaaataataataaaaaggcctTGAAACCCTAAACTGACCTGTTCAATCACCCAGGTCGCTCTAGCCTCTCCTAATTCTAGGCTAAATCCCCACATGAGTATATTGGGTTTACACTAAACAGTCCACTAAGAACCCCAGAACAAAGGGACAACAGTTGTAGCACTTAATAGTATTTAAAGTAAACAGTTATAGTAGTAAGTAATTAAGATTGGTAAACAGAAAAGAAGAGTAAAGTAATGAAATAGAATGCATATGAGTGGTCTAGTAAAGGCAATGTTGAATAACTGGTAATAATAATCAACATGGTAAGAGTAAGGTAATATTGCATCCTAATATGAGTATACGCCCTCTCTCCCCCATACCctcacacacgcgcgcacatcCACCCACTCGCATGCTTTCTTTATATATTAGGAACGAGTCTTGCAGAGAGGGGCTCTAAGGTTTAGTTCAAACAGGCGCACGTTCACATGCACGCGCGAGTGTAAGGGCACGAAAGAAGAAAAGAgcgaaagagagaaaagaaaaagatcaatTCTATAAAAATTGGCGGTATAATTTTGATGACATGAGATATGATAGTAAAGCTGGTGGTAGAGTTATCAATTCAAGGTAAAGTTTAGCTTATCAGCTGACTGAGAACAAAGTAAAGTTCcaataaatgtttcttaataGCTACTGCTCCAGAGTACGTTTCTTGTCATACCAGTCATTCACTGTGGGAAGCCCCCCGTGTGGAGATATTCTTCGAGATGTAAACCTGCGCTTCTTCTGGTGAGGAAAACATCCGCTCCTGGTTGTTGTGGGTGATCCTAAGTCGAGCCGGGTAGAGGATGCCATACTTAACTCCTTCAAGTCCTCGTAGTTGTTGCCTCACCGCGTTGAAACCTGCTCGAGCTTTGGCCACCCGTGTAGTGTAATCTGGGTATACAGAGATGGTCATCCCGTCCACCTTAGTCTGTTGCTTCGTCCTGGCCTGGCGAAGGATGTTAACGCAGTCATGGAAGTAATGTAGGCGAGCCACAATGACACGAGGCTGGTCTCCCCGTCTTGGCGCTGGCTGCAGTGAGCGATGAGATCTATCCAGTACCGGGGCCTCATCGAGGTCAAATGCCTTCTGTAGAAGCGCTGAAACAGCGGTAGCAGAGCTGTTCTGGCTCTCCGGTACTCCAACAATCCTGATATTGTTCCTCCTTGATCTCGCTTCCAAGTCTTCACACTTGTTTTGTAATGATTCAGTTTGCGCCTGGAGATGTTTAACCTCGCGCTGTAACGTGGTGATATCATCTGTGCACGCGGACAGGCTCTTCTCCATTTCCGTCGTAGTGTTCTTAAGCGAGGTTAGCTCTTTAGCAACTGAATTCTGGTAGGATTGTAGTTCGTTTTTTACCGTGTTTATGTCTCCCCGAAGCCCCGCCATCTCCCTCTCGAGCACCTCTCTGATCTCCAGCTTGATAATGTGTCCAATGTCTTCACGTAGCGACGCGAGTAACTCCCGCCTGAAGGTCTCGGTCGCCAGCACTGAGGTCATCACGGCGGGGGTCGGGTTATCACTGCCGCTCGGGGATGTGTCGGCGGCCATAGGCGTCGATGCAGACGATGCGGTGTTACGGTTTTTTTTTGCGCTTTACCAGCCATGTCTTCTCACATAAGTTTTTAGAAACGTGTAACtaagtgtaaataaataataaacagcgATAATTTGGTCCAACTTGTGCTATTTTTAcgttttttgagaaaaaggttCTGGAGAGTTCCGACATACGTCTACTCCATAGCCTGCTCACTAGCGCCCCCTGCAATTCAACTCTTAAAGTTGTAAAACATGAATTCAGCTGCTGTTTTCCCATCACCCTGCAGGTTTGGATTCATAATGTCCCCTGCAGCAACGTTATGAAACAAAGCCCAGTAGGAAGTGAGTTTCTGTAACATCTGCAGGCCTTTTAGGTCCCATAAACTGGCCGATGATTGCTCCCTTCCTGGTTACCAGGGCGGACAGCGAAAACAGAGCCGATAATTGAATCAGTGAAATTTCTCCTTGAGCATGGAAGACGCTCGGTCTGATAACGAGGTTCTTAACTggcaggacaggaagcaggcTTTTCCGCATTCCTGGGTGGGAGAAACTTTTTATCTTTGGTGCCCCTGCCCTGGTGCCCCTGCCCTGGTGCCTCCTGCAGACACATGAACTGTGTAATGGTCAAAGGGTTGATTTATTCCACTCTTCAGTTGGATTTACCTCAGTAAACCTGGATAGCAGTTATGAAGAGAAGTCTTCTTCAAAAATCCAGATGGGCAGAGAGACGGTCAACTGTGGTTTATGGTACGTTTATTCCACTTCTTACCACCTATGATTGGATTTATTTACATGTCTTTATTGCATGACTTACCATAGGTAGAAGAAGCTGAGTGGAGGCCCCTCAGTCAAACCAATGGTAgctttacctttttatttcacGTGGATAACTGTAATACAGGTTTACAATTATACATCACCGACTCTAATAATAATTTCAATTCCAAAGGTTTTATTTGCCTTTTCAGTGCCATCACAACTCTAACTGTCATAAAACAGGCTGTCTCTGTGCTGAGCGTGGCCTATTATTTCACAGTCCTGAGGGATCTATATAGAGTAATAAGCAGTCAAAATAAATGGtgacaatattaataataataaatggcACTTAACATGGTAAAAAGAGCAATAACAACAGTCAAAGCAATGACGTTATAACAAAGAATCAGAGCAACAGTACAAAACAACTTCATTAGAGGCATTACAACTATGAATCAAGAAGGGGGGGTTGACACAAATAGGTAGGTTTTGAGTGCAGTTTTGTAAAGGGACAATAGGCAGCAATAGAAGACAGATATTACGgcgatgttaaaaaaaatctacagtggtttaaaataaacacacagcagacattttggtcatagcaaccaaaaaaacacaaacccagGTGTTACTAATTACATTAATCATGGCTCTGTTCCATTCAGGTGTGCCAATAAGTAATTACAGTGTGACAGCGAACCAGCATGCACATTACCAGCACCCTGAAAGTGAAAAAGCTAAATggaatccatccatccatccatcaattcATTAATTCCACCTGTGGTTAACCTACTGTAAGGGAACCAATGTCTGTGACAAGTACTTATTGTGGCTTTGCCTAATGACTGACTCAAGAGATGACTGAAATTAATATTTGACTTGGGAAAGCCACATATGCTGAGTAATATGCTTAAATAGAAGCTATAAAGAACTATATATATCTTTTGGGGGGAATTTTACACCAACTATTTAATTTTTCAGACCGGTGCTGTCTTCCTACGgtatttgtgtttcattctAGCATATAACATGTAAAAGTGTGCATAATAAAGCAGAAATGGCATGTCTTCTGGGTACTGTACGTATCATTTCTTTCGTACAGCGGTGCGCTCAGCCACACTGGGCTCCTGGAGGATGCTCACCCTGGGGGCGGAGTATGAGGACACCTGGGCTCTGTCACCTGACCAGAGGGGCCGCCCGGGTCTCCAgcaggcagagggagagcaggggCCTGTGGAGGGGGAAGACACCGGTTTTGGAGATCCGGAGGGGCCGGTGTGGAGAGCGGACACGGCGCAGAAGTATGACACGGTGTTACACCTGGACGACGCGAGCAGAGCGGGAAGAGGAGACGGTGTGCGTCAGATAGTCCGGAAGCACGAGACGCTGAACAACACGCCATGGCCTCGCAGGTtagtcaaacaaacatttcaactAAATATTAACGGGTAAAAATGATCCTTTtaagcagtggtgtaaagtaactaagtacatttactcaagtactgtacttaagtacaatttcagGAGactacttttggtactttatgtatattttgatgccaacacattttgattgcaggacttttacttgtaacagagtactcctacactctggtacttcttaTATTTAcgtgcaagatctgagtacttctccctctCCCAAAATGGACAGATAGACACAAATGATGCTTAAAGATCAAGGAATAAGATTGAGTTAACTGCAAAGCCCCTACCCTTTTCTTGCCTCCTTGCAATACACTGTTTCTGTGCTGTATTTGGCCTTCTTCATAGGTCCCACATAGGCTCATTGTGTAGTATTTgcataaaacacactttgaaatgttttaacttAACTGAAATAATTCAGGTATTTAAACCAGTCACTAGGGAACCTCTTCAAGACAGACATTCAGAAATCGATGATAGTTTTCAATGCTTCGGACATATTGGATTCCTGATCgttgaatctttttttcccATAGTGTTTACAGGGTTTGCATAACCAACTGCAGTTCatggatatttatttttgggagaTTTATTTCAAAAGCAACATTATTATCTCCACATCAGTGCCTTCCTCTATCAGCACAAGACCAGAAAGATAATACAGTGGctcttgtgttgtttttgcaataCAACAGCTGAACCACTAGATGGCTCCTCAGCCGTGTGGAGAGGGTTTGTTTCAGAGAGCTAAAGATATTTGGACAATTACCAAAATATAATAAGACTGAGTCCCTTTAGAAATCTAGATGAGAATAAACAAACTACTCTGGTGTGCAGTTGAATGTTCCTCtagaaaagctctttatttaaatgaatagtgGTCTTACTGAGTTCCTGTAGCCACTATCAACTCACTactcatacagtatatacagaaATAGAATAGTtagataaaacacacatcacataaCAATACTGTCACCATGAACATTTAAACAGCAGACAAACTTCTTGTTTTATAATCTTGGCTTTGTAAATGCATACGGCAAACGTGGGCATGCATGGTAATGGGTTGCCACTCTGTTTTCCTACATGGTTTGAATGAGgtaaaaggaaaggagaaaaagtgTGTTGATTTTGCACATATAGTGGGCTCGGTGTGACCCAAAACAGTTAAAAGcttatgttaaaaaaacacaaggattaacaatgtgaaatgaaaactAATGTGGAAGCAATTGgtgtatatatttacatattataATTTACCGGAGGGATATTTAATTGACCCAGAGGGAAGTCTGTATACACTGACCCACAGGAATAAAGAATGAACGCCTAACAGGGAAGTCGTGGTCTGGCCAACATAACTACTACAGAAAGCTGTCACAATAAAAGAGTTAGTGCTGATAATGGAGGTCTTGTTTTGCACGTATGATGACTGAAGTAATTCAAACAGTGCGAGCCTAATCATCCCAATGATAATTGAATAATTAACAACATTCTTTTTCCCAAGGCAGGAAATGTATTCTTCGTTACGCAAACaagtgttattttaattttagaGTCCTCCAAACTGCCAGTGAAAAACATTCTGATCACTTGGAAGATATTTTATTGCATCACAAGGTATCTATCTGTGAGCTTCTATCTCTGTGCCGACATCACGTTTTCCCTTGATGACGCTAAAGGAAGGGTTGATAAACTCTTGTTCTGACCCGCAGGGCTTTAGAGATCCTCATCAGTTGCCCAGACGCTCTTACGAGCAGCCAGCACACGGTGAGCGCGTCTGTGCGCTCCACTCACTGATAGGCTCGTGTTGGTCACATGCGCTCTTCCTTGTTCCAGTGAGGACTTGCTTTATAGCCCTCAGCCCACATACAGCGAGCGATCAAACAGAAATCACAGGACTACTGCTCGTGTTGGATTgtctttttattgcttttaattggggaaaagaaaagcaattcctgtgttttttttaaatcctcactGACACCTGAACACTTCAACTGGTGTTTGGATGCTGACGCGATGCTGTCAGGGGTTTGGACAGAGAGGGTGATGTGATTTCAgcgtgattttatttttctttctcagagCACGGCCGCTATGGATGCAACAGCCTCAGAGAAGTGACTCCATATACAGCTAAAGCctttttattgctttaaactTTTCCATGTCCCTGAAGATGAGTGAATGGAAAGGATCCAGAGAACATGGTTTTCTATGAGACCACCCTATTTTTCTTTTCCCAAACGCAGCGCTTTCTGTACCCTCTGAGCTGTGCTTTGGatgaagtgtgtttgttgtgatgCGTCTCCCCTCCATTTCCACTGACACCAGTTTGGATTTACCCTTTTGGATCTGTGCATTTCCAGGATGCCTCGCTTCGCAGAAGATCTGCCCACCCGCTATGGAGGAGGCGCAGGCGGTGGAGGGAGAGGCGGACCGGGCGCCGGGAGAGGGGGAGCCCGGGGTGGCGGCGCTCCGGGCGGCCAGAGGGTGTACAAGCAGTCGATGGCCCAGAGAGCCCGGACAATGGCCATATACAACCCGAACCCTGTCAAACAAAACTGCTTCACTGTCAACCGCTCCCTCTTCATCTTCCGCGAGGACAACCTTATCAGGAAGTATGCAAAGCGGATAACAGAGTGGCCATATCCTTTCTGAGCACCGTGCGCACAGAGCAGGTGCATGTGTAACCCGGCTGTCCCTGCCTGGCAACCCCACACAGATGGTTAGAAAGCAGAAACACACCACCGCCCGCAGGCCTGTTTGTCAATCTGTTCTGTTGATTATATTCATTGGTTTCAGTTCATGTTGCTGTTGAATGAGCAGTTATTTTCCACCCGTGGAGCAGCTTCCACACTGTCATCATACCTCTCCGCGCAACGCTGCCCGCACCTGTCGCTGCGCTGCTTATCTGCCTTCAGCCTGACACAAAGATGTGTCCTGAATAGGTGCGGGGATAAAAAGACTTTACATCCGCCCTTTGTGCTGGCTTTCTGTTCCCAGCTCAGTATAGAGTCTCTAGGCGTGCGCATCGAGTGATAAgttcttttgtcaaaatgtgAGCTGTTCactgtccagcagcagcaccagcgtCACTTAATGACGACCAAACATCGCTATTGATCCACGCAACTAGAAGTCAATAAAAAGCTGCGTGCGTAAAAGGGCAGTGGTAAGAAAGTGCTGTGGCTGTGTGCACCGCCTGACCTCCACCCCTCGTGCCCTCCGGTCATGTAATCTTAAGAAAAGGcttggtttgtttttgcaaaaaaaaaaatagaccGCTCGTCCAGGGTTGCAGCTCCGCCTCGTTGTGTTCGTTAGGATCCctctccatggtgctgaagGCGCCCACGCAACTCTTTCAGAGCTGCAAAAAAATTCCACTTCAACAGTCATGGTCACCCTTCAAATCTTTGCATTTTCACTGTTAGAATAAGTGAAACATTCTGCCAGGGTAACATTATTCAGCGTAACTTTGGcaggttttatttattggaAGATGGGAAAACTGTCAACATCTTTTATATAAGGTTATATCCACAATAGCAGCCTCCAAGGACCATTACATTGAATTCAAGACAGTCTTGAAAGCTGCAAAACTAAAATGtcagttaattaaaacaaatatgatgaAAATAGGCTATTTTAAAACTCATCTGTTAACTAAAATAGACAATTATTCTGATCATGACGTCGTTTAAAAGTCAAGTAAATTACCTGCAAAATCGTATCTAAAAAGGTAAAAGTAGCGATCATGGCAATTGTTTATCTTTTTCACtgacaggaagacagacagtGTTATGGTTGTATAATAAGGGTGCGTAGTAATTCTATCTCTTGGCTGTAATGGTCATAACCTCCGTATTCCCCTCGCGATTCGCAGGCTCTCAATAGGCCCTGACCCGCGGGCAGTGACCCAGTGAAAACGGATTGCAGAATGCGCCAACCACTGAAAGTGGTTGGAAATGGTCAACCATCTGGAAATATGATGAGCGCATCTATGGGACGCTTTCTCTCTGTACGGCCTTGCAACACAGCCTGTGGAAGGTTTTTGCTTAAAGAACACGTCCAAATGAATGTCATTTTGCAAACAGCGACATGAGAGATAACTTAATGATGTTAATGTGGTCTGCCATGATTAGACGCCCTTATTTTATTGGACTAAGAATCACTAACCTTGATTGGTTACTCATGGTCTTCTGGTAAACACAGTTATCCTGGTAAATATTCCTTATCAAACTGTATAGTTCATTTaagctgtgaaatgaaatgtatgcaaatgtctCTCTTCCAACTCTTCCTTAACCCTGTCACTCCATTTGAGTACATGATCCTAGCTACAATTATCGCCAACTGCATCGTCCTGGCCCTGGAGCA
Coding sequences within:
- the LOC134868741 gene encoding uncharacterized protein LOC134868741, translated to MKRSLLQKSRWAERRSTVVYAVRSATLGSWRMLTLGAEYEDTWALSPDQRGRPGLQQAEGEQGPVEGEDTGFGDPEGPVWRADTAQKYDTVLHLDDASRAGRGDGVRQIVRKHETLNNTPWPRRMPRFAEDLPTRYGGGAGGGGRGGPGAGRGGARGGGAPGGQRVYKQSMAQRARTMAIYNPNPVKQNCFTVNRSLFIFREDNLIRKYAKRITEWPYPF